A single genomic interval of Zingiber officinale cultivar Zhangliang chromosome 4A, Zo_v1.1, whole genome shotgun sequence harbors:
- the LOC121972829 gene encoding putative disease resistance protein RGA4 — MEAALVGAASRFMVDKVAVLLKLDEKLKTITGTKRKMEKLKELAPMIDTVIQHIESRPLMEDTVKELLKKLKYLAYDLEDVVDYYDTKVFQKKQRSKAFLRPVSDFFSADNQVAFKSRVGGMIKAITESLDSILLQKSILSNLLQGSSPMSEPSLNNRETHSRNSFVVIGREPEKNKIVDMLTNDDDDDESHHGTVKVIAIVGMGGLGKTTLAQHVYNDARVQDHFASPTMWKVVGAEFDPTEIMKAVLQLATGGSSVNISEIDLVKRKLEEELSGKRFLLVLDDVWNEDALKWGVLKAALTCGARGSKILVTTRSQRVSSLMSSSKTTHQLQQLSRDDCLSLFQRFAFGDQAVDQNLMAIGAKVVEKCGGVPLAAISLGSMLRSTREENYWSSVLNSEIWKLGNQEDKVLAVLKLSYDALPLRSKKCFAFASLFSKDVKMKKNELIKLWIANGFVRSEGNFDAETVGEHVFDDLVLRSFFLLVPSQYVTECTMHDLMHDLARSVSADVYWNSYQDSVENFGNRTYHLQIDRRKFPNMTQDLGKKPLYLRTFMHIYTFSHLSINLLELFSELKPLHLRALDLTHGGIREVPTSIGILIHLRYLNLSWNDIEVLPDSITLCKKKN, encoded by the coding sequence ATGGAAGCAGCTTTGGTAGGTGCCGCGTCTCGCTTCATGGTCGATAAGGTGGCAGTTCTCCTCAAACTCGACGAGAAACTCAAGACCATAACTGGTACCAAAAGGAagatggagaagctcaaggagctGGCCCCGATGATTGACACGGTGATCCAACACATCGAGTCCCGCCCTTTGATGGAAGATACTGTGAAGGAGTTGCTGAAGAAGCTCAAATACTTGGCCTACGATCTCGAGGATGTTGTGGATTACTATGACACCAAAGTCTTCCAGAAGAAGCAGAGATCAAAAGCTTTTTTAAGGCCGGTGAGTGATTTCTTCTCCGCTGATAATCAAGTTGCGTTTAAGAGTAGGGTAGGTGGTATGATAAAAGCAATAACAGAAAGTCTGGATTCTATTTTGCTGCAAAAGTCCATTCTTTCCAATTTGCTACAAGGCAGTAGCCCCATGTCGGAACCAAGTCTCAACAACAGAGAGACCCACTCCCGCAATAGCTTTGTTGTTATAGGGAGAGAACCAGAGAAGAATAAGATTGTCGACATGTTAACaaacgatgatgatgatgatgaaagccACCATGGCACAGTGAAGGTCATTGCCATCGTTGGGATGGGTGGCCTAGGGAAGACTACACTTGCTCAGCATGTTTACAATGATGCGAGAGTGCAAGACCATTTTGCAAGTCCAACAATGTGGAAAGTCGTCGGGGCTGAATTTGATCCCACAGAGATAATGAAGGCCGTTTTACAACTGGCTACTGGAGGTTCATCAGTCAACATCTCAGAAATAGATTTAGTGAAGCGGAAGCTAGAAGAAGAATTGTCTGGGAAGAGATTTCTGCTCGTGCTGGATGATGTATGGAATGAAGATGCATTAAAGTGGGGTGTGCTGAAAGCAGCCTTAACATGTGGGGCGAGAGGAAGCAAAATTTTGGTGACAACCCGTAGCCAACGGGTCTCTTCACTTATGAGCTCATCCAAGACCACTCACCAACTACAACAGTTGTCCAGAGATGACTGTCTGTCCTTGTTTCAACGATTTGCATTTGGAGATCAAGCAGTGGATCAAAACTTAATGGCAATTGGTGCAAAGGTTGTTGAGAAATGTGGCGGTGTTCCCTTGGCTGCCATATCTCTCGGTAGCATGCTCCGTAGCACTCGAGAAGAAAATTACTGGTCCTCGGTATTGAACAGTGAAATATGGAAGTTGGGAAATCAGGAAGATAAAGTGTTAGCTGTATTAAAGTTGAGCTATGACGCTCTCCCTCTACGGTCAAAGAAGTGTTTTGCATTTGCTTCCCTATTCTCAAAAGATGTTAAGATGAAAAAGAATGAACTGATAAAACTGTGGATAGCAAATGGTTTCGTACGTTCAGAAGGAAATTTTGATGCTGAAACAGTGGGCGAGCATGTCTTTGATGATCTTGTGCTGAGATCATTCTTTCTCTTGGTACCTTCTCAATATGTAACCGAGTGCACGATGCATGATTTAATGCATGATCTGGCACGATCAGTCTCTGCAGATGTATATTGGAATTCCTATCAAGACTCGGTGGAAAATTTTGGAAACAGAACATATCATTTGCAAATAGATCGAAGAAAGTTTCCAAACATGACTCAGGACTTAGGCAAGAAACCTTTGTACTTGCGCACCTTTATGCACATATATACATTTTCACATTTGAGTATCAATCTGCTTGAACTCTTCTCAGAACTTAAACCATTGCACTTGCGGGCGTTAGATTTAACTCACGGTGGCATCAGGGAGGTGCCGACGTCAATAGGAATTCTGATACATTTGAGGTACCTCAACTTATCATGGAATGATATTGAAGTTCTACCAGACTCCATAACTCtttgtaagaagaagaat